One genomic window of Globicephala melas chromosome 8, mGloMel1.2, whole genome shotgun sequence includes the following:
- the LOC115844826 gene encoding olfactory receptor 8B3-like — protein sequence MLARNDSLVTEFILAGLTDHPELQQPLFYLFLMIYIVTMVGNLGSIILIGLNSHLHTPVYYLVFNLSFIDLCYSSVFTPQMLMNFVFKKNIISYVGRMTQLFFFLFFVISECYMLTSMAYDSYVAICTPLLYKVTMFHKVCLVLSLAAYVMGFTGASAHTGCMLRRTFCNVNINHYLCDILPLLQVSCTSTYVSEVVVLIVVGINITVPSFTILVSYIFILTSILHIKSAQGRSKAFSTCNSHIIALSFFGSAAFMYLKYSSPGSMDLKKIYSVFYTNVVPMVNLLIYILRNKDIKVTLRKSLFKNPEENHVLI from the coding sequence ATGCTGGCTAGAAATGACTCCTTAGTGACTGAATTTATACTTGCTGGATTAACAGACCATCCAGAGCTCCAGCAGCCCCTCTTTTACCTGTTTCTAATGATCTACATTGTCACCATGGTGGGCAACCTGGGCTCGATCATTCTTATTGGTCTAAATTCtcacctccacacccctgtgTACTATTTAGTCTTCAACTTATCCTTCATTGATCTCTGTTACTCCTCTGTTTTCACCCCCCAGATGCTGATGAACTTTGTATTCAAGAAGAATATCATCTCCTATGTTGGGCGCATGactcagctgtttttctttctcttttttgtcatCTCTGAATGCTATATGTTGACCTCAATGGCCTATGATAGCTATGTGGCCATCTGTACTCCATTGCTGTATAAGGTCACCATGTTCCATAAGGTCTGTTTGGTGCTATCTTTGGCTGCGTATGTGATGGGGTTTACTGGAGCCTCTGCCCACACAGGGTGCATGCTTAGACGAACCTTCTGCAATGTTAATATCAACCATTACTTGTGTGACATCCTCCCACTCCTCCAAGTCTCTTGCACCAGCACTTATGTCAGTGAGGTGGTAGTTCTCATTGTTGTGGGTATTAATATCACAGTACCCAGTTTCACCATCCTAGTTTCTTACATCTTCATCCTTACTAGCATTCTTCATATCAAATCTGCTCAGGGAAGATCGAAAGCCTTCAGCACGTGTAACTCCCACATcattgctctctctttttttggttcaGCAGCATTCATGTACCTTAAATATTCTTCTCCTGGATCTATGGAcctgaaaaaaatttattctgttttctataCTAATGTGGTGCCCATGGTCaatcttttgatttacattttgagAAACAAGGATATCAAAGTTACACTGAGGAAATCCCTGTTTAAGAATCCAGAGGAGAACCATGTTCTAATTTGA